In Bos indicus isolate NIAB-ARS_2022 breed Sahiwal x Tharparkar chromosome 25, NIAB-ARS_B.indTharparkar_mat_pri_1.0, whole genome shotgun sequence, the DNA window TCTCCTGGAGtaccagggtgggggtgggaggggacgtATAAAGCACAAGCCAGTGAGCTCGCTGAGGCCAGGGGAGTCAGAGGTGGGGGTACAGGGGTGAGGATCGGTCTGGGATATTCAGGGCTGGAAGGCACACACGTGCTGTTAGGAGCGGACCGCAGAGGATGGAGGGCCAGTCTCATATGATGAGGGGCCTGGGAGGGCATGTGGCAGGGCCTGGACAATGGGATTCCAAAGGCAGTGGGAGCTGTGGGAAGTTCTGCATTCCAGAGATACCACTGGCTGCCCTGGGGGGCAAGatggagacagggaggcagggaggtagCTGGGGGTCCAGGTAAGAGATGGTGGGGGCGATGGGAGTGGGGCTGGAGGGCAGTGGGCAGCTCAGTGGGGAGTCCATCAGGATGGACAGAGATTGGGATCTGATTGGATTCGGCAGCAAAGGGAGTGAGGATGGCCGGATACCAGCCAGGTTTCTGGCTCAAAGGCCCTGGAGGATGGTGTCCCATTAATGCAGGTGAGAAGAGGGCGGGGAGGAGGAGCAGGCTGGGGAGGGCAGGTGAGTTCAGGTCGGGGCCTGTGTCTGCAGCGCCGAGTCGGTGCAGGTGGTGCGTTGATGATCCAGTATCTTGTGCTAGAATTTGGATTCCTCCAACTCAAGTCAGGTTTCCCAGGACTGGCGCGTGAGAGGAAAATTCTTGTGCAAGCAGTTTTGGGGGGCACGTTCCCAGGGGAAAGGGAAGCAGGAGAGACgtcgggggagggaggggggagaagCTAAGCTAGGATGTGGTCTCAGCTGGAGAAGAGCCTGACCCCGCAGGGAACTCTCTGGAGCTCTCTGGAGCGTAAATAGCACCCCAGGGTTGGTTCTGCCTGGAGGCAGGGGGCCCAGCTCTCCCACTTCCCATCCCTGGAACTGCTGGGGGAGGCTGGGCCAGGAGGGAGAGCCATTTGCTGGGGATGGGTCCTCAGGCTCTGCAGACGGACTCAGGTGAGGTGGGGATAGCAGACACAGATCCACCGCAGGGAGGCTGTATAACAGCATTTAAGAACTTGGGGTTGGAGCTGAACTCAATTCAGGGTTCCCCCGCCTGCTGCTGCGTGTGCCAGTTACTTGGCCTCAGagggctcagtttcctcacctgaggAATGGCGATCATAGTATGTACTGGTCTCATGGGCTTGCAGATGAAACCAGTAATTCATCTACAGCTCTCAGCACACTGTTCACTGTCGGCCACTATGAGCTGGGTCTCCCAGCACATTTGAGAGTTGGTGGTACCTGGGGGGTCAGGTTCCAGGAGAAGGTAGAATGTGAAGACCAAGTTCAGAGGTGGGGAAGTCTCACAGTTAAGGGGAGGGCAGTAGGTGGAGGGGTTGGGGAAGGatgaaaacaaatggagaaaaactAGGTTGAAAGGTGAGGAGGAAGACAAGTGAAGGAGGAAGTGGGCAGCAGTGAGCGGGGCTTCAAGTCATCCAGTAACTTACTTACGGTTGGATCTCGCCATGTGGGGACAAAGTGACTTTAGTGCCCAATGGCTTGGTGGGTGGAGGGAGAATCCAGACCACAGAGGCATGAGAGGAGCTGAGCAACAGAAGGCTGAGTTCAGACTGCTGAGCAGAGAGCTTGCTGGCGGGGTGCGGGGTGTGGATGGTGGGCAGACAGGTCCAGGGGGTGCCCTAGGATGAGGGAGTCTTGAAGACTCGGGGACAGTGGATGAGACAATAGAGGTGGGGGATGAGTGTATGAATCGCGGATTAACAGATGGATCAATGAACCGATGAACGGACACACGGATGGATGGAGGGacagatgcatgcatgcatgaaggCAGAGATGAACGGATGGGTGGGGCTTTGTCCTTGTCCTGGAGGAGGTGAGTGAGGCAAAGATCTCTCCCAGGGCAGGGCAAGAAGCAGGAGATGAGCTGGTGGGGGATGAAGCTCTGTGCCCCATGCACAGAAGCTTACCGATGACACAAGCGGCCCGTCTTGATGAAACAGGAAATTTGTCATCTAAGAGTTGCGGGCTGGGGCTGGGACTGGGTAGCACCTGGAGGGGCTTTGAGTCTGGATTTGAGGCTGAATGGGGGGAGCAAAGGAGCTGCCTGCTGAGGCTGTGGGTGAGGGTGAGGGGAGGTGCAGAGGACCCTCCAGAGATGAGCACCGGGAGTCTCTGCGGCTGGATCTGCATGGTTGTGTAATTTCCCTAGCTAAATAGCGTGACAAGGGTGCAAGGAAGGGGTGTGGCCAGAGGAGAGGCAAGGACACCGGGTGGGGCACGTggtaaaatacaaaaaagatctacctGATTAAGACACCAAATGTCCTCCGTCCAGTTTCTTAGAAAAAGCTCTCAGCACATATTGAGAAAAGCCACAGTCAACATGGGAATTCATCAGTACTTATGAGTTTGACAGACATCTGAAACCACTGCTGAGAAGCAGGACAGCCCAGCCAGGGTTCCGTCTCTGTCATTtaacttgacctctctgtgcctcagtttcctcacctgtaaaatgaggataggaGGTAGAAGTAACAGGAAAAGCCTTTGCTGCTCTGCTTACGACTCACTCATCTTGTCCTTAGATTCTCACTTAGTGGCCTTGACGGGTGGAGAGAAATTTGCTTTTCAGTTCACCAGGTTACTTCCAATAATTGCACTTTCACCACTGCTCACTCTAGTTAGACATTTCCATGACGGTAGATCAacctgggggtggcggggggcgctgcttgtctcttgctgtctctgtGCCTTCTTAGCCTCTCACTGGCTCGGGAATCAATGAGGAGCTGGGATTCAGCCAGCAGCTGGGAGCGTGGAGACAGCTTGGTCCTGGCGCCTGGGCTGGGTCCCCAGGGAAAAGCCTTCTGTGGTCAGAGAGGTTGGGCGCCAGGGCCAGCGGGCTGTGGTTAGAGAGTGCTTGCTAGAGCTTCGAGTTCCGAATTCCGAGAGATGCaggctgcaggggtgggggatggaggcTGTGGGAGGGAGAGATGGAGCAGAAATAGAGGACTGGGGGTCCTGGGCACTAGCCGGGTGGggatggaaggaggaggaggggggccaTGGAGTCTGACCTACCTTCCCTGTGGGTGGGAGTGAGAATGGTGCAGAGGGGCGGGGCCTCTGGAGCTGCCAGAAGGGAGTTTCCCCAGAGCTGGGGCTCCCTCCAGAGAACCACACACCCAGAGGATCCTGCTTCCTCtagaatgtttccttttttttttttttttttaaagaatattcatttatgcatttggctgtgccgggtcttcctTGCGGCCCTTGGGATCTTGCAGCCTGCAGGCTCTCAGTTGCAGcccgtggaatctagttccctgacctagaccccctgcattgggagcgtggggACCAGCGGGGAGGTCTCCCCACATGTTTCTGTATGTTGCCTTGCTGGGGCAGGGGCTCCATCCTTATACAGTTGCTCCTTCCCCTGTCCATGCCGTTTCCTCCTGCTCTTTCCCTAGTCTGCTCTGAGGTCTTTTCAGTCCGTCCCCCCGGTGTGCAGCACTGCCAAACCAGGCTACAGGAGACTATCTTCCGAACAAGTGCACCCACAGAGGAGGGAAAAGATGACTCAGGGAGGGGGTCCGCGCAGAGGAGGCCACGGCCACCTCGGAGGGTCTCCTGGCTGTGTCCACCAGAAGGCCCCTTTCTCCGGGGCTTCCTGGGGGcgccagggtgggggtggagccCGGCTCCAGCgcattctcccttcctccccagatGGCGAGGGGACGGACCTGTTTGCGGTGGCTGTTCATGAGTTCGGCCACGCCCTGGGCCTGGGCCACTCCTCAGCGCCCGACTCCATCATGAGGCCCTTTTACCAGGGCCCAGTGGGCAACCCCGCCGAGTACCGCCTGTCTCAGGACGACCGCGAAGGCCTGCAGCAGCTCTACGGTACCGCGGGCGGCGGGGTGCTCGCCCCCTGGTGGCCTCTGCAGTAGCCTCAGGGGACCCAGCCCTGTAACCCTTTCTCCACAGGGAGAGCACCCCAAACCCCATATGACAAGCCCACACGGAAGcccctggctcctcctcccccgccccctgccctgcccccggACAGGTGAGTCCTCTCCAGGTAGAAGGCTTTGGATGCGCTCCCTAACCTCAGGGTCCTCCTCTCCAGATGGGCAGGTGAGAGTCCCTGCTTTGTAGGATGCGGTAAAGGTTAAATAAAAGGAGCGGGACCCCGCCCCTCCTCTCTGCTcacctctcttttccttcccagcaccccccaacccctccctgaTCGATGTGATGGCAATTTTGACGCCATCGCCAACATCCGAGGCGAAACTTTCTTCTTCAAAGGTAAGTGACTTCCATCTCCCCGGACGCATACAGCTGGCTTCACATCCACTTAGAGTGACCCGCCGCCCGGGCCCCGAGGGTCGCAGGAATGCCGGACTTTCAGTGCCAAAAATGGGAAACTCCTGGCCCAGCCGGTCACCCTAGAGCCACTGCAGCCTTGATTTTTGATGGACctgcgccccccgccccgccccgccccgccccgccccgcccccagcggTGGGAGGGGAAACCCTGAACTGTGTCCAAGCCACACCCTGGCGGGCAAGGTGGGTGCGCGGTAGTAGAGGGGTGTACAGAAGGGGTGACCTCCTGCCATCTCATCTCACGCCTATACGCCCACCCCTTCTTCCAACCCCCAATCGCCCCCCAACCCAGGCCCCTGGTTCTGGCGCCTCCAGCCCTCGGGACAGCTGGTGTCACCCCGGCCCGCCCGGCTCCACCGCTTCTGGGAGGGGCTGCCAACCCAGGTGAAGGTCATTCAGGCCGCCTACGCCCGTCACCCGGACGGCCGGATCCTCTTATTTAGCGGTCAGTGCGGTCCGGGTTTGGGGGCGGGGGCGCTAGCGCGGGGCATGCGCAGCGCGGCTCACCCGGGCCCCCGCCCTGCCCGCAGGCCCGCAGTTCTGGTCGTTCCAGGACCGGCTGCTAGAGGGCGCCGCGCGCCCGCTCACCGAGCTGGGGCTGCCCCCCGGGACGGAGGTGGACGCCGTGTTCTCCTGGCCGCTCAACGGGAAGACCTACCTGATCCGGGGGCGGCAGTACTGGCGGTACGACGAGGCGGCGGCGCGCCCGGACCCCGGCTACCCGCGCGACCTGAGCCTCTGGGAGGGCGCACCGTCGGCCCCCGACGATGTCACTGTCAGCAACACAGGTGGGAGAGCTCGCGCATCCGGGGGGCTGGGCGATGGGGGCCCAGGGGCCGTGGGGTGGTGGGGCCTGCAGACCCCGGCGTGGGCGGAGAAGCGGTGCGGAGAGAGGGGTTTGGAGGGTGGGCAGGCGTGCTACCAGTCCCTGAAACCTCTCCCTCCCCGCAGGTGACACCTACTTCTTCAAGGGCCTCCACTACTGGCGCTTCCCCAAGGGCAGCATCAAAGCCGAGCCAGACTCCCCCCAACCCATGGGTCCCAAGTTCCTGGACTGCCCCGCCCCCACTGTGGGCCCTCGGGCCCCCAGACCCCCCAGAGCGACCCTTAAGGCCGGAGACTGCGACTGTCAGTGCGGAATCAGTCGGGCTGCGGGGCGGCCTTCGGtgctcctcctgcctcttctgtCCCTGCTGGTGGGGGGCCTGGCCTCCCCCTGAAGGGAACCTGCGGCTGCGTGGAAGGGAGCGGATCGCCCACGGGGCCCCTGCGGGTTGTGGCTGTGGGAAGTCTGTCCCAGGGGCTGGGCTCAGCCAGGATGCAGCTGGGGATGCAGGTGGAGCTAAGTCCAGGAGGGCGGAGACACAGGGCCGGCCCTGGCACTGAATGCCCTGAGTGTGGCCTCCTgggccttccttcctcccctgacccttccttcctcccctgcccctggccatGACCCCGCAGGACTCTCCTTTTCCCGGAACACCTGGCCTTTCCCAGAGCTCAGGGGGCTGAATTCCTGCAGCCCCACCCCGCCTGCCAACAGCAGCTGTCCCAAGTGCTTGGCTCTACAGGACAGCCCCACTCCCCCGTGCTGA includes these proteins:
- the MMP25 gene encoding matrix metalloproteinase-25 isoform X3, with translation MLRLLALLLPLLQPPARAREPSAQDVSLGVDWLTRYGYLPPPHPAQAQLQSPAKLRDAIKVMQRFAGLPETGVLDPLTVATMHKPRCSLPDVLGAAGLVRRRRRYALSGSVWKKRTLTWRVNSFPQGSGLSQETVRTLMHHALTTWGAESDLRFQEVGSQGPTEPDILIDFARAYHQDSYPFDGQGGTLAHAFFPGEHPISGDTHFDDEETWTFGSKDGEGTDLFAVAVHEFGHALGLGHSSAPDSIMRPFYQGPVGNPAEYRLSQDDREGLQQLYGRAPQTPYDKPTRKPLAPPPPPPALPPDSTPQPLPDRCDGNFDAIANIRGETFFFKGPWFWRLQPSGQLVSPRPARLHRFWEGLPTQVKVIQAAYARHPDGRILLFSGPQFWSFQDRLLEGAARPLTELGLPPGTEVDAVFSWPLNGKTYLIRGRQYWRYDEAAARPDPGYPRDLSLWEGAPSAPDDVTVSNTGANLFLCLQSLLTAWVREVHPHGWSHIPTIS
- the MMP25 gene encoding matrix metalloproteinase-25 isoform X1, whose translation is MLRLLALLLPLLQPPARAREPSAQDVSLGVDWLTRYGYLPPPHPAQAQLQSPAKLRDAIKVMQRFAGLPETGVLDPLTVATMHKPRCSLPDVLGAAGLVRRRRRYALSGSVWKKRTLTWRVNSFPQGSGLSQETVRTLMHHALTTWGAESDLRFQEVGSQGPTEPDILIDFARAYHQDSYPFDGQGGTLAHAFFPGEHPISGDTHFDDEETWTFGSKDGEGTDLFAVAVHEFGHALGLGHSSAPDSIMRPFYQGPVGNPAEYRLSQDDREGLQQLYGRAPQTPYDKPTRKPLAPPPPPPALPPDSTPQPLPDRCDGNFDAIANIRGETFFFKGPWFWRLQPSGQLVSPRPARLHRFWEGLPTQVKVIQAAYARHPDGRILLFSGPQFWSFQDRLLEGAARPLTELGLPPGTEVDAVFSWPLNGKTYLIRGRQYWRYDEAAARPDPGYPRDLSLWEGAPSAPDDVTVSNTGDTYFFKGLHYWRFPKGSIKAEPDSPQPMGPKFLDCPAPTVGPRAPRPPRATLKAGDCDCQCGISRAAGRPSVLLLPLLSLLVGGLASP